One genomic region from Anthonomus grandis grandis chromosome 1, icAntGran1.3, whole genome shotgun sequence encodes:
- the LOC126739490 gene encoding nocturnin isoform X4, whose translation MRKMDNILQVFEEQQQIYTYYCQMGSFNSSPKILNEDSQDDDVSLPKNISRNELLQYCHKRPYGQLMVKRAFKKARRSAVKNGEDAENLGIKVKKLNAVTEVCSDYTTSPQNLRVLQWNILSQALGKSNDNFVKCPYEALDWNHRRYLIVEEIVEYCPDIICLQEVDHFNFLKHVLGTQGYMGMFFPKPDSPCFYIHDNNGPDGCAIFYRSDKFDLLKADTRILEMWTIQSNQVALLMTLKLKETGEEICVATTHLKAKHSALLATLRNEQGKDLLEFLKQSCEGRPLILCGDFNAEPVEPVYNTVLQSKLNFASAYAECNRDKNDRIPSADREPPYTTWKVREEGEVCHTIDYVFYTKSKFEVEAVLEFPSGEEIGNGRVPSMSYPSDHFSLVCDFKIRTNSDTSIE comes from the exons atgagaaaaatggatAATATTCTTCAAGTGTTTGAGGAACAACAACAAATCTACACGTATTATTGCCA AATGGGAAGCTTTAACTCCTCACCCAAGATCTTAAATGAAGACTCCCAAGATGATGACGTTTCTCTCCCAAAGAACATCAGCAGAAATGAACTGCTGCAGTACTGCCACAAACGACCTTATGGGCAATTAATGGTAAAGAGAGCGTTTAAAAAAGCTAGAAGAAGTGCTGTGAAAAATGGCGAAGATGCAGAGAATTTAGGAATTAAGGTGAAGAAACTTAATGCAGTTACTGAAg tgtGTAGTGATTATACTACTAGTCCACAAAACTTAAGAGTTTTGCAATGGAATATACTTTCCCAAG CCCTAGGCAAATCAAACGACAACTTTGTAAAGTGTCCTTATGAAGCATTGGATTGGAATCATAGAAGGTATCTAATTGTAGAAGAAATTGTGGAGTATTGTCCCGATATAATATGCCTACAg GAAGTAGATCATTTTAACTTTCTGAAACACGTGCTAGGAACTCAGGGTTACATGGGCATGTTTTTCCCAAAACCCGATTCTCCGTGCTTCTATATCCACGATAACAATGGGCCGGATGGTTGCGCCATTTTCTACAGATCTGATAAATTCGACTTGCTAAAGGCCGATACCAGAATATTAGAGATGTGGACCATACAAAGTAATCAA GTAGCTCTACTAATGACCCTTAAACTAAAAGAGACAGGAGAGGAAATTTGCGTTGCCACAACCCATTTAAAAGCAAAGCATAGTGCATTGCTCGCCACGTTGCGCAATGAACAAGGTAAAGACCTTTTGGAATTCTTAAAACAAAGCTGTGAAGGTCGGCCTCTGATCCTTTGCGGGGATTTCAACGCGGAACCTGTAGAACCAGTTTACAATACGGTATTGCAGAGTAAACTGAATTTTGCTAGTGCCTATGCTGAGTGTAATAGAGATAAAAATGATAG gaTACCATCCGCTGATAGAGAACCACCCTATACTACCTGGAAAGTCCGCGAAGAAGGTGAAGTCTGTCACACGATAGACTACGTGTTTTACACCAAAAGCAAGTTCGAAgtagaagcggttttagaatTCCCCAGCGGCGAAGAAATCGGCAATGGTAGAGTTCCTAGCATGAGCTATCCCAGTGATCACTTTTCGTTAGTttgtgattttaaaataagaacaaaCAGTGACACCAGTATTGAGTAA
- the LOC126739490 gene encoding nocturnin isoform X2, with amino-acid sequence MIFESEDIFESNCEKNSEDAVLKTVKDKIKSMILRMGSFNSSPKILNEDSQDDDVSLPKNISRNELLQYCHKRPYGQLMVKRAFKKARRSAVKNGEDAENLGIKVKKLNAVTEVCSDYTTSPQNLRVLQWNILSQALGKSNDNFVKCPYEALDWNHRRYLIVEEIVEYCPDIICLQEVDHFNFLKHVLGTQGYMGMFFPKPDSPCFYIHDNNGPDGCAIFYRSDKFDLLKADTRILEMWTIQSNQVALLMTLKLKETGEEICVATTHLKAKHSALLATLRNEQGKDLLEFLKQSCEGRPLILCGDFNAEPVEPVYNTVLQSKLNFASAYAECNRDKNDRIPSADREPPYTTWKVREEGEVCHTIDYVFYTKSKFEVEAVLEFPSGEEIGNGRVPSMSYPSDHFSLVCDFKIRTNSDTSIE; translated from the exons atgaTCTTCGAAAGCGAAGATATTTTCGAAAGCAATTGCGAAAAAAATAGCGAAGATGCGGTACTTAAAACTGTGAAAGACAAAATTAAGAGTATGATATTGAG AATGGGAAGCTTTAACTCCTCACCCAAGATCTTAAATGAAGACTCCCAAGATGATGACGTTTCTCTCCCAAAGAACATCAGCAGAAATGAACTGCTGCAGTACTGCCACAAACGACCTTATGGGCAATTAATGGTAAAGAGAGCGTTTAAAAAAGCTAGAAGAAGTGCTGTGAAAAATGGCGAAGATGCAGAGAATTTAGGAATTAAGGTGAAGAAACTTAATGCAGTTACTGAAg tgtGTAGTGATTATACTACTAGTCCACAAAACTTAAGAGTTTTGCAATGGAATATACTTTCCCAAG CCCTAGGCAAATCAAACGACAACTTTGTAAAGTGTCCTTATGAAGCATTGGATTGGAATCATAGAAGGTATCTAATTGTAGAAGAAATTGTGGAGTATTGTCCCGATATAATATGCCTACAg GAAGTAGATCATTTTAACTTTCTGAAACACGTGCTAGGAACTCAGGGTTACATGGGCATGTTTTTCCCAAAACCCGATTCTCCGTGCTTCTATATCCACGATAACAATGGGCCGGATGGTTGCGCCATTTTCTACAGATCTGATAAATTCGACTTGCTAAAGGCCGATACCAGAATATTAGAGATGTGGACCATACAAAGTAATCAA GTAGCTCTACTAATGACCCTTAAACTAAAAGAGACAGGAGAGGAAATTTGCGTTGCCACAACCCATTTAAAAGCAAAGCATAGTGCATTGCTCGCCACGTTGCGCAATGAACAAGGTAAAGACCTTTTGGAATTCTTAAAACAAAGCTGTGAAGGTCGGCCTCTGATCCTTTGCGGGGATTTCAACGCGGAACCTGTAGAACCAGTTTACAATACGGTATTGCAGAGTAAACTGAATTTTGCTAGTGCCTATGCTGAGTGTAATAGAGATAAAAATGATAG gaTACCATCCGCTGATAGAGAACCACCCTATACTACCTGGAAAGTCCGCGAAGAAGGTGAAGTCTGTCACACGATAGACTACGTGTTTTACACCAAAAGCAAGTTCGAAgtagaagcggttttagaatTCCCCAGCGGCGAAGAAATCGGCAATGGTAGAGTTCCTAGCATGAGCTATCCCAGTGATCACTTTTCGTTAGTttgtgattttaaaataagaacaaaCAGTGACACCAGTATTGAGTAA
- the LOC126739490 gene encoding nocturnin isoform X5, whose amino-acid sequence MGSFNSSPKILNEDSQDDDVSLPKNISRNELLQYCHKRPYGQLMVKRAFKKARRSAVKNGEDAENLGIKVKKLNAVTEVCSDYTTSPQNLRVLQWNILSQALGKSNDNFVKCPYEALDWNHRRYLIVEEIVEYCPDIICLQEVDHFNFLKHVLGTQGYMGMFFPKPDSPCFYIHDNNGPDGCAIFYRSDKFDLLKADTRILEMWTIQSNQVALLMTLKLKETGEEICVATTHLKAKHSALLATLRNEQGKDLLEFLKQSCEGRPLILCGDFNAEPVEPVYNTVLQSKLNFASAYAECNRDKNDRIPSADREPPYTTWKVREEGEVCHTIDYVFYTKSKFEVEAVLEFPSGEEIGNGRVPSMSYPSDHFSLVCDFKIRTNSDTSIE is encoded by the exons ATGGGAAGCTTTAACTCCTCACCCAAGATCTTAAATGAAGACTCCCAAGATGATGACGTTTCTCTCCCAAAGAACATCAGCAGAAATGAACTGCTGCAGTACTGCCACAAACGACCTTATGGGCAATTAATGGTAAAGAGAGCGTTTAAAAAAGCTAGAAGAAGTGCTGTGAAAAATGGCGAAGATGCAGAGAATTTAGGAATTAAGGTGAAGAAACTTAATGCAGTTACTGAAg tgtGTAGTGATTATACTACTAGTCCACAAAACTTAAGAGTTTTGCAATGGAATATACTTTCCCAAG CCCTAGGCAAATCAAACGACAACTTTGTAAAGTGTCCTTATGAAGCATTGGATTGGAATCATAGAAGGTATCTAATTGTAGAAGAAATTGTGGAGTATTGTCCCGATATAATATGCCTACAg GAAGTAGATCATTTTAACTTTCTGAAACACGTGCTAGGAACTCAGGGTTACATGGGCATGTTTTTCCCAAAACCCGATTCTCCGTGCTTCTATATCCACGATAACAATGGGCCGGATGGTTGCGCCATTTTCTACAGATCTGATAAATTCGACTTGCTAAAGGCCGATACCAGAATATTAGAGATGTGGACCATACAAAGTAATCAA GTAGCTCTACTAATGACCCTTAAACTAAAAGAGACAGGAGAGGAAATTTGCGTTGCCACAACCCATTTAAAAGCAAAGCATAGTGCATTGCTCGCCACGTTGCGCAATGAACAAGGTAAAGACCTTTTGGAATTCTTAAAACAAAGCTGTGAAGGTCGGCCTCTGATCCTTTGCGGGGATTTCAACGCGGAACCTGTAGAACCAGTTTACAATACGGTATTGCAGAGTAAACTGAATTTTGCTAGTGCCTATGCTGAGTGTAATAGAGATAAAAATGATAG gaTACCATCCGCTGATAGAGAACCACCCTATACTACCTGGAAAGTCCGCGAAGAAGGTGAAGTCTGTCACACGATAGACTACGTGTTTTACACCAAAAGCAAGTTCGAAgtagaagcggttttagaatTCCCCAGCGGCGAAGAAATCGGCAATGGTAGAGTTCCTAGCATGAGCTATCCCAGTGATCACTTTTCGTTAGTttgtgattttaaaataagaacaaaCAGTGACACCAGTATTGAGTAA
- the LOC126739490 gene encoding nocturnin isoform X3 translates to MASRRVLSISARRFERFITNFSRMGSFNSSPKILNEDSQDDDVSLPKNISRNELLQYCHKRPYGQLMVKRAFKKARRSAVKNGEDAENLGIKVKKLNAVTEVCSDYTTSPQNLRVLQWNILSQALGKSNDNFVKCPYEALDWNHRRYLIVEEIVEYCPDIICLQEVDHFNFLKHVLGTQGYMGMFFPKPDSPCFYIHDNNGPDGCAIFYRSDKFDLLKADTRILEMWTIQSNQVALLMTLKLKETGEEICVATTHLKAKHSALLATLRNEQGKDLLEFLKQSCEGRPLILCGDFNAEPVEPVYNTVLQSKLNFASAYAECNRDKNDRIPSADREPPYTTWKVREEGEVCHTIDYVFYTKSKFEVEAVLEFPSGEEIGNGRVPSMSYPSDHFSLVCDFKIRTNSDTSIE, encoded by the exons ATGGCCTCTAGACGGGTATTGTCAATTTCAGCAAGAAGGTTTGAGCGATTCATCACGAACTTTTCAAG AATGGGAAGCTTTAACTCCTCACCCAAGATCTTAAATGAAGACTCCCAAGATGATGACGTTTCTCTCCCAAAGAACATCAGCAGAAATGAACTGCTGCAGTACTGCCACAAACGACCTTATGGGCAATTAATGGTAAAGAGAGCGTTTAAAAAAGCTAGAAGAAGTGCTGTGAAAAATGGCGAAGATGCAGAGAATTTAGGAATTAAGGTGAAGAAACTTAATGCAGTTACTGAAg tgtGTAGTGATTATACTACTAGTCCACAAAACTTAAGAGTTTTGCAATGGAATATACTTTCCCAAG CCCTAGGCAAATCAAACGACAACTTTGTAAAGTGTCCTTATGAAGCATTGGATTGGAATCATAGAAGGTATCTAATTGTAGAAGAAATTGTGGAGTATTGTCCCGATATAATATGCCTACAg GAAGTAGATCATTTTAACTTTCTGAAACACGTGCTAGGAACTCAGGGTTACATGGGCATGTTTTTCCCAAAACCCGATTCTCCGTGCTTCTATATCCACGATAACAATGGGCCGGATGGTTGCGCCATTTTCTACAGATCTGATAAATTCGACTTGCTAAAGGCCGATACCAGAATATTAGAGATGTGGACCATACAAAGTAATCAA GTAGCTCTACTAATGACCCTTAAACTAAAAGAGACAGGAGAGGAAATTTGCGTTGCCACAACCCATTTAAAAGCAAAGCATAGTGCATTGCTCGCCACGTTGCGCAATGAACAAGGTAAAGACCTTTTGGAATTCTTAAAACAAAGCTGTGAAGGTCGGCCTCTGATCCTTTGCGGGGATTTCAACGCGGAACCTGTAGAACCAGTTTACAATACGGTATTGCAGAGTAAACTGAATTTTGCTAGTGCCTATGCTGAGTGTAATAGAGATAAAAATGATAG gaTACCATCCGCTGATAGAGAACCACCCTATACTACCTGGAAAGTCCGCGAAGAAGGTGAAGTCTGTCACACGATAGACTACGTGTTTTACACCAAAAGCAAGTTCGAAgtagaagcggttttagaatTCCCCAGCGGCGAAGAAATCGGCAATGGTAGAGTTCCTAGCATGAGCTATCCCAGTGATCACTTTTCGTTAGTttgtgattttaaaataagaacaaaCAGTGACACCAGTATTGAGTAA